The Campylobacter sp. MIT 12-8780 genome has a window encoding:
- a CDS encoding fumarate reductase iron-sulfur subunit, whose amino-acid sequence MSRKLTIRALKYNPLSKISKPQFVSYELEETPFMTIFVCLTLIREKFDADLSFDFVCRAGICGSCAMMINGVPKLACKTLTKDYKDGVIELMPMPAFRHIKDLSVNTGEWFEDMCKRVESWVHTDKETDISKIEEKIEPEVADETFELDRCIECGICLASCATKLMRPNFIGATGLLRTARYLQDPHDERSVEDFYELVGDDDGVFGCMSLLACEDNCPKELPLQSKIAYMRRQLVAQRNK is encoded by the coding sequence ATGAGTAGAAAGCTTACTATTAGAGCCTTAAAATACAATCCGCTAAGTAAAATTTCAAAACCACAATTTGTAAGTTATGAACTTGAAGAAACGCCTTTTATGACGATTTTTGTATGCCTTACTTTAATCCGCGAAAAATTTGATGCGGATTTGAGCTTTGATTTTGTATGCAGGGCTGGAATTTGTGGAAGTTGTGCTATGATGATTAATGGGGTGCCAAAACTTGCTTGTAAAACCTTGACAAAGGACTATAAAGATGGCGTCATAGAGCTTATGCCTATGCCAGCCTTTAGGCATATTAAAGATTTAAGCGTAAATACTGGCGAATGGTTTGAGGATATGTGTAAACGCGTTGAAAGCTGGGTGCATACTGATAAAGAAACTGATATTAGCAAGATAGAAGAAAAAATAGAACCAGAAGTGGCTGATGAAACCTTTGAGCTTGATCGCTGCATTGAATGTGGCATTTGTCTTGCAAGTTGCGCGACTAAACTTATGCGTCCAAATTTCATCGGTGCTACAGGACTTTTAAGAACAGCTAGATATTTACAAGATCCGCACGATGAAAGAAGTGTAGAGGATTTTTACGAGCTAGTTGGCGATGATGATGGTGTTTTTGGTTGTATGAGCTTACTTGCTTGTGAGGATAATTGCCCTAAAGAGCTTCCTTTACAAAGTAAAATCGCCTACATGAGAAGACAACTTGTTGCCCAAAGAAACAAATGA
- a CDS encoding dynamin family protein, whose translation MHIKLIKDFINAYEKEYKQEFQNDFKGELERIKMRFHEPFLHASASFLTRLNSIIASLEKPINVAILGQFSSGKSSLLNLILQKEILPTGAVPVTFKPTFLRYAKEYLLKVEFENGFEKLCELSELGFYTDQRKELQAVKSLTLFAPIPLLEKLTLVDMPGLNANATDDKSAFSELENIHSVIWLSLIDNAGKKSEEDAIISHLELLKDTQSLCVLNQKDKLDQVELERVLNYATEVFGKYFNNAIIPLSCKEAKSKQSYERSNFNALLKHLQSLDTQKLHKNFIKTRLLKLCEILLSQYLLFENILEKLVNIFKTYEDFLTQNESIIKQKIDLLSLEVLTHLKALSEKIAQEIGANIKEKQAYFYTPSTSFLHKNLYQKHEYKAPAIASDEVFLNLFYHSDKLNKEFKKMKTQIFKEFEGLKLDLKGIFSYLEQKIILFKSEFLHIQKDETLQSEVDFSELRAFVGASDELFLKDFKQALFEESLKLDLFFEKLSIKALTNYESASKLTLSFFSRKINESREFFELDSTEFHLYHPEYHEIYERMLTELNFYEFEALLIDKPFILKKYEDLNSAFKVLILQKFAIINKYKSQIEKQKQWVLKTKDLIKDL comes from the coding sequence ATGCACATTAAGCTTATTAAAGATTTTATCAATGCCTATGAAAAAGAATACAAACAAGAATTTCAAAATGATTTTAAAGGCGAGTTAGAACGCATTAAAATGCGTTTTCATGAGCCTTTTTTGCATGCTAGTGCGTCTTTTTTAACTCGTCTAAACTCTATCATTGCAAGCCTAGAAAAGCCTATAAATGTAGCTATTTTGGGGCAGTTTTCAAGTGGCAAATCAAGCCTTTTAAATCTTATCTTGCAAAAAGAAATTCTTCCAACAGGAGCTGTGCCGGTTACCTTTAAGCCTACTTTTTTGCGTTATGCAAAGGAATATTTGCTAAAGGTTGAGTTTGAAAATGGCTTTGAAAAGCTTTGCGAGCTAAGCGAACTTGGTTTTTATACAGATCAAAGAAAAGAACTTCAAGCAGTAAAAAGCCTTACCCTTTTTGCTCCCATACCCTTGCTTGAAAAGCTTACTTTAGTGGATATGCCCGGCTTAAATGCAAATGCAACAGATGATAAAAGTGCTTTTAGCGAGCTTGAAAATATACATAGTGTTATTTGGCTTTCTTTGATTGATAATGCAGGTAAAAAAAGCGAGGAAGACGCTATCATATCGCATTTAGAGCTTTTAAAAGATACCCAAAGCCTTTGCGTGCTTAATCAAAAAGACAAACTCGATCAAGTTGAACTTGAACGGGTTTTAAACTACGCTACAGAAGTCTTTGGGAAGTATTTTAACAATGCAATCATACCCTTATCTTGCAAAGAAGCTAAGTCTAAACAAAGCTATGAGCGCTCAAATTTCAATGCCTTGCTTAAACATTTACAAAGCTTAGATACGCAAAAACTGCATAAAAATTTCATCAAAACAAGGCTTTTAAAACTCTGTGAAATTCTACTTTCTCAATACTTGCTTTTTGAAAACATACTTGAAAAACTTGTTAATATTTTTAAAACTTATGAGGATTTTTTAACACAAAATGAAAGCATTATCAAGCAAAAGATTGATTTACTTAGCTTAGAAGTGCTTACTCATCTTAAGGCTTTGAGTGAAAAAATAGCCCAAGAAATAGGAGCAAACATCAAAGAAAAACAAGCTTATTTTTACACTCCAAGCACAAGCTTTTTACACAAAAACTTATATCAAAAACACGAATACAAAGCCCCAGCTATAGCAAGTGATGAGGTATTTTTAAATTTGTTTTATCACAGCGATAAACTCAACAAAGAATTTAAAAAAATGAAAACTCAAATTTTTAAAGAATTTGAAGGCTTAAAGCTTGATTTAAAGGGTATTTTCTCATACTTAGAACAAAAAATCATTTTGTTTAAATCCGAGTTTTTGCATATTCAAAAAGACGAAACCTTGCAAAGTGAGGTGGATTTTTCAGAGCTAAGAGCCTTTGTGGGAGCGAGTGATGAGCTTTTTTTAAAGGACTTTAAGCAGGCTTTGTTTGAAGAGAGTTTAAAGCTTGATTTGTTTTTTGAAAAGCTTAGCATTAAAGCTTTGACAAATTATGAAAGTGCAAGTAAGCTTACTTTAAGCTTTTTTAGTCGCAAGATCAATGAAAGTCGTGAATTTTTCGAACTTGATAGCACTGAATTTCATCTTTATCACCCAGAATATCATGAAATTTATGAAAGAATGCTTACTGAGCTAAATTTTTACGAATTTGAGGCTTTGCTTATCGATAAGCCTTTTATCTTAAAAAAATACGAGGATTTAAATTCAGCTTTTAAGGTTTTAATTTTACAAAAATTTGCTATCATTAACAAATACAAAAGCCAGATTGAAAAACAAAAACAATGGGTTTTGAAAACAAAAGATTTGATTAAGGATTTGTGA
- a CDS encoding fumarate reductase cytochrome b subunit, translated as MQQIIEGYLGKSAEGKKSKMPAKLDFIQSASGLFLGLFMWGHMFFVSSILISSDFMYRIAKMFEGDFIFGTPQPWVVSCIVFVVFVVFVVHAGLAMRKFPINFRQWQLLRTHAKVIKHSDTNLWFIQAITGFIMFFFASLHLGLMFFQAHTIDPYGSGDRMLQMWPFYLILLFAVELHGGIGLYRLCVKWGWFEGKNAKASRKTLKKLKWLISVFFIALGLLTMAAYVKVGLSDDHKAGDRYVPTYMQR; from the coding sequence ATGCAACAAATCATTGAAGGCTACTTAGGAAAAAGTGCTGAAGGCAAAAAAAGCAAAATGCCTGCTAAGCTTGACTTTATCCAAAGTGCTTCTGGGCTTTTTTTAGGGCTATTTATGTGGGGGCATATGTTTTTCGTTTCTAGTATTCTTATTAGTAGCGATTTTATGTATAGGATTGCTAAGATGTTTGAGGGCGATTTTATCTTTGGCACACCGCAACCTTGGGTGGTATCCTGTATCGTGTTTGTGGTGTTTGTGGTGTTTGTGGTGCATGCTGGGCTTGCTATGCGTAAATTTCCTATTAATTTTAGACAATGGCAGCTTTTACGCACGCACGCAAAAGTGATTAAACATAGCGATACAAATTTATGGTTTATCCAAGCAATCACTGGTTTTATCATGTTTTTCTTTGCTTCTCTTCATTTAGGGCTTATGTTTTTTCAAGCTCACACTATCGATCCTTATGGTAGTGGAGATAGAATGCTTCAAATGTGGCCTTTTTATCTTATCTTGCTTTTTGCTGTTGAGCTTCATGGTGGTATAGGACTTTACAGGCTTTGCGTAAAATGGGGCTGGTTTGAAGGTAAAAACGCTAAAGCAAGTCGCAAAACACTTAAAAAGCTTAAATGGCTTATCAGTGTGTTTTTCATCGCTCTAGGACTTTTAACTATGGCAGCTTATGTAAAAGTTGGTTTAAGCGATGATCATAAAGCAGGCGATCGTTATGTGCCTACATATATGCAAAGATAA
- the ispG gene encoding flavodoxin-dependent (E)-4-hydroxy-3-methylbut-2-enyl-diphosphate synthase has translation MAYTRFKTKQINVGGVLVGGDAPISTQSMLFSKTRDIKGCLDQLNRLYFAGADIVRLACLDMADARALKEIKAQSPLPLIVDIHFNHKLAVFCAEFIDGVRINPGNIGSKDNIKEVVKACKERKIPIRIGINHGSIEKQFADRYGYGVEAMLASAQYNIKLLEDFDFTDIKISMKTSDTQKTIEAYERLRPLVSYPFHLGVTEAGTKFHSTIKSSIALGNLLLKGIGDTMRVSMTGELEEEIRVAKAILQDSGVQKSGINIISCPTCGRIQSDLVKAIKIVEEKVKHIKEPLNISVMGCVVNALGEAKGADVAIAFGKGQGLVIRHGEVVAKLKENELVDRFLQEVEDEVRVRKEA, from the coding sequence ATGGCTTATACAAGATTTAAAACAAAACAAATCAATGTGGGTGGCGTGCTTGTAGGAGGGGACGCGCCCATTTCTACTCAATCCATGCTTTTTAGCAAAACAAGAGATATAAAGGGCTGTTTAGATCAGCTTAATCGCTTGTATTTTGCTGGGGCTGATATCGTGCGTTTAGCTTGTCTTGATATGGCTGATGCAAGGGCTTTAAAAGAGATCAAAGCTCAAAGTCCATTGCCTCTTATAGTAGATATTCATTTTAATCATAAGCTTGCTGTATTTTGTGCTGAATTTATCGATGGGGTGCGGATAAATCCGGGGAATATAGGCTCAAAAGATAACATTAAAGAAGTCGTAAAAGCCTGCAAAGAACGCAAAATCCCTATCCGCATAGGCATAAATCACGGCTCTATAGAAAAGCAGTTTGCTGATCGTTATGGATATGGCGTTGAAGCTATGCTTGCAAGTGCGCAGTATAATATCAAGCTTTTAGAGGACTTTGACTTTACAGATATAAAAATTTCGATGAAAACTTCAGATACACAAAAAACCATAGAAGCGTATGAGCGTTTGCGTCCTTTGGTGAGTTATCCTTTTCACTTAGGCGTAACTGAAGCTGGCACAAAATTTCACAGCACTATAAAATCCTCAATCGCCCTTGGTAATTTACTCTTAAAAGGCATAGGCGATACGATGAGAGTTTCAATGACAGGCGAACTTGAAGAAGAAATTCGCGTCGCAAAGGCGATCTTGCAAGATAGCGGAGTGCAAAAAAGCGGGATTAATATCATCTCTTGTCCAACTTGCGGGCGCATACAAAGTGATTTGGTAAAGGCTATAAAAATAGTCGAAGAAAAGGTAAAACATATCAAAGAACCTTTAAATATCAGCGTTATGGGTTGTGTTGTAAATGCTTTAGGAGAAGCTAAAGGAGCTGATGTAGCTATCGCCTTTGGCAAAGGACAAGGACTTGTGATAAGACATGGCGAAGTCGTCGCTAAACTCAAAGAAAATGAGCTTGTGGATCGCTTTTTGCAAGAAGTTGAGGACGAAGTAAGGGTGCGAAAAGAAGCTTGA
- a CDS encoding MFS transporter, whose amino-acid sequence MQAYKKAIFALALSAFCLGVTEFVMAGVLVDVQKYFNVDAKTAGWLTTLYAIGVVIGAPLITIPLSRFNRHIQLLINLSIFAVANFIIFLSPNFYLTAFARFMAGTQHGVFFVIATLAVTAIAPAHERSRALAVMVTGLTVALVTGVPLGTFVGHFFGFKFIFLLIFVITLLAIFGIFHMMPRDISPSAMSLKSLIPAFSHKNLLKTYVITTCTCGAQFVLYTYIQKLLVDVSGFEVANTAYILLVYGLCAILGNLYGGKLVDKIGAVMSLRIILILQVAVFLSVSFTMYSQILIVINIALIGALSFSTIPALKMMGLSKAKRHANSFIDSAVSINEAAFNVGIALASWLGGFVLAHLGVEFNAVFSALFVLPALLFSVLFAKDKVNFNKLKRKKKA is encoded by the coding sequence GTGCAAGCGTATAAAAAAGCGATATTTGCTTTAGCTTTGAGTGCTTTTTGTTTGGGTGTTACTGAATTTGTAATGGCTGGAGTTTTAGTTGATGTGCAAAAGTATTTTAATGTCGATGCAAAAACAGCTGGCTGGCTTACGACTTTGTATGCGATCGGAGTTGTTATCGGTGCTCCTTTAATCACCATACCTTTAAGCCGTTTTAACCGCCACATACAGCTTCTTATCAATCTTAGCATTTTTGCAGTAGCAAATTTCATCATCTTTTTAAGTCCAAATTTTTATCTTACTGCCTTTGCTCGGTTTATGGCTGGGACACAACATGGCGTGTTTTTTGTCATCGCAACGCTTGCAGTTACTGCTATAGCTCCAGCACATGAACGCTCAAGAGCTTTAGCTGTAATGGTTACAGGGCTCACTGTGGCTTTGGTTACGGGCGTGCCTTTGGGGACTTTTGTAGGGCATTTTTTTGGTTTTAAATTTATCTTTTTGCTGATCTTTGTCATCACTTTGCTTGCGATTTTTGGAATTTTTCATATGATGCCAAGAGATATTAGCCCAAGTGCGATGAGTTTAAAAAGCCTTATACCAGCTTTTTCGCACAAAAATTTACTTAAAACTTATGTGATTACGACTTGCACTTGTGGGGCGCAATTTGTGCTTTATACTTATATACAAAAACTTTTAGTTGATGTCAGTGGCTTTGAAGTGGCAAACACCGCATATATCTTGCTTGTTTATGGACTATGTGCCATACTTGGCAATCTTTATGGAGGCAAGCTTGTTGATAAAATAGGTGCTGTAATGAGCCTTAGGATCATACTTATCTTACAAGTTGCGGTGTTTTTAAGCGTGAGTTTTACTATGTATTCGCAAATTTTAATCGTGATTAATATCGCTTTGATAGGCGCTTTGAGCTTTTCAACCATACCAGCTTTAAAGATGATGGGCTTAAGCAAGGCAAAAAGGCATGCAAATTCCTTTATCGATAGTGCAGTAAGCATAAATGAAGCAGCCTTTAATGTCGGTATAGCTCTTGCTTCTTGGCTTGGTGGCTTTGTGCTTGCGCATTTAGGCGTTGAGTTTAATGCTGTTTTTTCGGCGTTATTTGTGCTACCAGCTTTACTTTTTAGCGTGCTTTTTGCAAAAGATAAGGTGAATTTTAACAAACTCAAGAGAAAAAAGAAAGCTTAA
- a CDS encoding fumarate reductase flavoprotein subunit, producing the protein MNIQYSDALVIGGGLAGLRAAIEVAKTDQSVTLLSICPVKRSHSAAVQGGMQASLGNGAKGEGDNEDLHFADTVKGSDWGCDQEVARMFAQTAPKAVRELASWGVPWTRVTKGPRTVVINAQKTVIEEKEAAHGLINARDFGGTKKWRTCFIADATGHCMLYGVANEAIKNEVKIIDRMEAVRIMHDGKKCLGVIARDLTNGELTAFVARGTMIATGGYGRIYKQTTNAVICEGTGAAIALETGLCRLSNMEAVQFHPTPIVPSGILLTEGCRGDGGVLRDVDGYRFMPDYEPEKKELASRDVVSRRMMEHIRKGKGVKSPYGDHLWLDISILGRAHIEKNLRDVQDICKTFNGIDPADEGPKGWAPVLPMQHYSMGGIRTKPTGESQWLDGLFACGEAACWDMHGFNRLGGNSCAETVVAGMIVGDYFADYCKKNGEVIDTNIVKDFLTKEYEYLKSLANKDGKNDVFEIKNKMKEIMWEKVAIFRTGEGLKEAVDELEELYKKSLDVKVHNKELDCANPELEEAYRVPRMLKVALCVAYGALLRTESRGAHYREDYPKRDDLNWMKRTLTYWVEGENMPRVEYDELDIMKMEMPPAFRGYGAKGNIIENPLSAKRQEEVDSIREKMENEGKGRYEIQEALMPYELQAKYKAKNQRIGVDYE; encoded by the coding sequence ATGAATATTCAATATAGTGACGCACTCGTAATAGGTGGTGGTTTAGCTGGGCTTAGAGCTGCCATTGAAGTAGCAAAAACAGATCAAAGTGTAACCCTTTTAAGTATATGTCCGGTAAAACGTTCGCACTCAGCAGCGGTTCAAGGCGGTATGCAAGCAAGTCTTGGAAATGGAGCTAAGGGCGAGGGCGATAATGAAGACTTACACTTTGCAGATACAGTTAAGGGCTCTGATTGGGGCTGTGATCAAGAAGTGGCTAGAATGTTTGCTCAAACTGCACCAAAGGCTGTGCGTGAGCTTGCTTCTTGGGGCGTGCCTTGGACTAGGGTAACAAAAGGACCAAGAACAGTTGTAATTAATGCTCAAAAAACAGTTATTGAGGAAAAAGAAGCTGCTCATGGGCTTATCAATGCAAGGGATTTTGGTGGCACTAAAAAATGGAGAACCTGTTTTATAGCCGATGCTACAGGGCATTGTATGCTTTATGGGGTGGCAAATGAAGCCATTAAAAATGAGGTTAAGATCATAGATAGAATGGAAGCGGTTCGCATTATGCATGATGGCAAAAAATGTCTTGGCGTTATAGCAAGGGATTTGACAAATGGCGAACTTACAGCCTTTGTTGCAAGAGGAACTATGATAGCAACAGGAGGCTATGGCAGGATTTATAAACAAACAACAAATGCTGTAATTTGCGAAGGCACAGGTGCAGCTATAGCCCTTGAAACAGGACTTTGCAGACTAAGCAATATGGAAGCGGTGCAATTTCACCCAACGCCTATAGTGCCAAGTGGGATTTTACTTACTGAAGGTTGTAGAGGCGATGGAGGCGTGTTAAGAGATGTTGATGGATACCGCTTTATGCCTGATTATGAGCCGGAGAAAAAAGAGCTTGCAAGTCGTGATGTGGTAAGTCGTAGAATGATGGAGCATATTCGCAAAGGTAAAGGCGTGAAAAGTCCTTATGGGGATCATTTATGGCTTGATATTTCTATCTTAGGACGCGCTCATATAGAAAAAAACTTAAGAGATGTGCAAGATATTTGCAAAACCTTTAATGGTATCGATCCAGCTGATGAAGGACCTAAGGGCTGGGCGCCGGTTTTACCTATGCAACACTACTCAATGGGCGGCATTCGCACCAAACCAACAGGAGAAAGTCAGTGGCTTGATGGACTTTTTGCATGTGGAGAGGCAGCATGCTGGGATATGCACGGCTTTAACCGCCTAGGTGGAAACTCATGTGCTGAAACTGTTGTTGCGGGTATGATAGTGGGGGATTATTTTGCTGATTATTGTAAGAAAAATGGCGAAGTGATTGATACAAACATAGTTAAAGACTTTTTAACCAAAGAGTATGAATACCTCAAAAGTCTTGCAAACAAAGATGGCAAGAACGATGTTTTTGAGATCAAAAACAAGATGAAAGAGATTATGTGGGAAAAAGTAGCCATTTTCCGCACAGGAGAGGGCTTAAAAGAAGCTGTTGATGAGCTTGAAGAGCTGTATAAAAAGTCCTTAGATGTTAAAGTGCATAACAAAGAGCTTGATTGTGCTAATCCAGAGCTTGAAGAAGCTTACAGGGTGCCAAGAATGCTTAAAGTTGCACTTTGCGTAGCTTATGGCGCACTTTTAAGAACTGAAAGTCGTGGGGCACATTACAGAGAGGATTATCCAAAAAGAGATGATTTAAATTGGATGAAAAGAACACTTACTTATTGGGTAGAGGGTGAAAATATGCCTCGTGTTGAATATGATGAACTTGATATTATGAAAATGGAAATGCCACCAGCCTTTAGAGGATATGGCGCCAAAGGTAATATCATAGAAAATCCACTTTCAGCCAAAAGACAAGAAGAAGTTGATAGCATAAGAGAAAAAATGGAAAATGAAGGCAAAGGACGTTATGAAATCCAAGAAGCACTTATGCCTTATGAGCTTCAAGCCAAATATAAAGCCAAAAATCAAAGAATAGGAGTAGATTATGAGTAG
- a CDS encoding tetratricopeptide repeat protein yields MKKLFLCISICLSFAFSASLDEGLGRYEAQNYTQAATIFYDLCQQNNNAKACFFLGFMYESAQGVDKDDARAKSYYEKACQLKQASACFNLALLLDKNGQNKQADLSFYQACVLGHKDSCVNLGLRYEAQEDGSLALDFFQRACKLKDAAACFKQGLLYEDGILVRQNIQLASRAFTSSCELNYAPACYALGKIALEKKNQADAKKYFGKACDLTHLNSCEEYKKLNAQPNVMMN; encoded by the coding sequence ATGAAAAAACTATTTTTATGTATCAGTATATGCTTAAGTTTTGCTTTTTCAGCAAGCTTAGATGAAGGTTTGGGGCGTTATGAGGCGCAAAATTACACCCAAGCAGCAACGATTTTTTATGATTTATGCCAGCAAAATAATAACGCCAAAGCCTGCTTTTTTCTTGGTTTTATGTATGAAAGCGCGCAAGGTGTAGATAAAGATGATGCTAGGGCAAAAAGCTATTATGAAAAAGCATGCCAACTCAAGCAAGCTAGCGCCTGCTTTAATCTTGCCTTGCTTTTAGATAAAAATGGACAAAACAAGCAAGCTGATTTAAGCTTTTATCAAGCTTGCGTCCTAGGACATAAGGATTCGTGCGTAAATTTAGGGCTAAGATATGAAGCACAAGAAGATGGAAGCTTAGCGCTTGATTTTTTTCAAAGAGCGTGCAAACTCAAGGACGCAGCCGCTTGCTTTAAACAAGGTTTGCTTTATGAAGATGGCATTTTAGTGCGTCAAAACATTCAACTTGCTTCAAGAGCTTTTACGAGTTCTTGCGAGCTTAACTACGCCCCAGCGTGCTATGCTTTAGGTAAAATTGCTCTTGAAAAGAAAAATCAAGCAGACGCAAAAAAATACTTCGGCAAAGCTTGCGATCTTACACATCTTAATTCTTGTGAAGAGTATAAAAAGCTAAACGCCCAGCCAAATGTGATGATGAATTAA
- a CDS encoding dynamin family protein: protein MPKETNENSPHFEGLDLLKRLWKQHLLYLDSSSKLENHLDINEAECAIILSANDENYERFLKLELFTQILKKFHLRADIFSIQLAQLQILNTLKLGFFEKDQLLRALKLLKSIADTECVSAFLEHFKCEVQDKKQGFFTESKELESLCNELLSLSDTPNLNQRLNNALMRFKNTEFNIVVAGIMNAGKSSLLNALLKTRILGVSNIPETANLTLLKYAQEPKAKLYFWNKAEFESLQKNALYDEGLAKVLNELKPQIKDLIGDESLSKDIKLNELSFYSSAKNPLSVLIQKIELFSELDFLKDNITIIDTPGLDDVFVQREQLSKDYLNNCDFLMYLMNASQSLSQKDSEFLLACLNNSRISRFLIIISKADLLTQNELDEVITYTQKSLKQRLKEQGLDEFLLEKIDFLSISSKQALEFYENKADENTLMQSQIPRLETYLYQQIFSSTKSKLVLESFKNELKLITDELIEKLERENKALQSKNLGLNDENIKLLSEFKTEAKKLESLKAKLKEFKAELKANNLLANSSLKTLFKRLENKLNDEFNYAKANSRALEALEKIFLQNLEDGFNDILRQIYFQNLKITEAFNEKLSLKYKAKNTEFLNDIQAFRKLASTAFTQFLALELLRNVSREFSNLIMLKNEAKDFKARLSSLFEDFLQAFDCAEFVGKLSLENEMFSFLQDKVNELVLAHKEKELEFKQRLEKLDTENLSLILEQNEAKKAKLIHIKESLNHAH, encoded by the coding sequence TTGCCCAAAGAAACAAATGAAAACTCCCCTCATTTTGAGGGGCTTGACTTGCTTAAAAGGCTATGGAAACAGCATTTACTCTATCTTGACAGCTCAAGCAAGCTTGAAAATCATCTTGATATAAACGAGGCTGAATGTGCTATCATTTTAAGCGCAAATGATGAAAATTATGAAAGATTTTTAAAGCTTGAACTTTTCACTCAAATTTTAAAAAAGTTTCACTTAAGGGCTGATATTTTCAGTATCCAACTTGCCCAGCTTCAAATTTTAAATACCCTAAAACTTGGCTTTTTTGAAAAAGATCAACTCTTAAGAGCCTTAAAGCTTTTAAAAAGCATAGCTGATACTGAGTGCGTGAGCGCATTTTTAGAGCATTTTAAATGTGAAGTGCAAGATAAAAAACAAGGTTTTTTTACCGAATCAAAAGAACTTGAAAGCCTTTGCAATGAGCTTTTAAGTTTAAGCGATACACCAAATTTAAATCAAAGACTAAATAATGCTTTAATGCGTTTTAAAAACACTGAGTTTAACATCGTCGTTGCTGGCATAATGAATGCTGGCAAATCAAGTCTTTTAAATGCTCTTTTAAAAACACGAATTCTAGGCGTTTCAAACATACCTGAAACGGCTAATTTAACCCTTTTAAAATACGCTCAAGAGCCAAAAGCAAAGCTGTATTTTTGGAATAAAGCCGAGTTTGAAAGTCTGCAAAAAAATGCCTTGTATGATGAAGGCTTGGCTAAAGTGTTAAACGAGCTTAAGCCTCAAATTAAAGATCTTATAGGCGATGAAAGCTTAAGTAAGGACATTAAGCTTAATGAACTCAGTTTTTATAGTAGCGCTAAAAATCCACTTTCAGTTTTAATCCAAAAAATAGAACTTTTCAGTGAGCTTGATTTTTTAAAAGATAATATCACTATCATCGACACGCCCGGGCTTGATGATGTGTTTGTGCAAAGAGAGCAGTTAAGCAAGGATTATTTGAATAATTGTGATTTTTTAATGTATCTTATGAATGCAAGCCAAAGTTTAAGCCAAAAAGATAGTGAGTTTTTGCTTGCTTGCCTTAATAATTCTCGTATAAGTCGTTTTTTAATCATCATCTCAAAGGCTGATTTACTTACTCAAAATGAGCTTGATGAAGTGATTACTTACACACAAAAAAGCCTTAAACAAAGACTAAAGGAGCAAGGTTTAGATGAGTTTTTGCTTGAAAAGATTGATTTTTTAAGCATAAGTTCAAAACAAGCTTTAGAATTTTATGAAAACAAAGCTGATGAAAACACTCTTATGCAAAGTCAAATTCCGCGTCTTGAGACTTATTTATACCAGCAAATTTTTAGCTCTACAAAGTCAAAACTTGTGCTTGAAAGCTTTAAAAACGAACTTAAGCTCATTACAGACGAGCTTATAGAAAAATTAGAGCGTGAAAACAAAGCCTTGCAAAGTAAAAATTTAGGCTTAAATGATGAAAATATAAAGCTTTTAAGCGAATTTAAGACTGAAGCTAAAAAGCTTGAGAGTTTAAAAGCCAAGTTAAAAGAATTCAAAGCTGAACTAAAAGCAAATAACCTCCTTGCAAACTCTAGTCTTAAAACTTTATTTAAAAGACTTGAAAACAAGCTTAATGATGAGTTTAACTACGCTAAAGCAAATTCTAGGGCACTTGAAGCTTTAGAAAAAATTTTCTTACAAAATTTAGAAGATGGTTTTAATGACATTTTGCGTCAAATTTATTTTCAAAACCTTAAAATAACTGAAGCATTTAACGAAAAGCTTAGCCTTAAATACAAAGCAAAAAACACTGAGTTTTTAAATGATATTCAAGCTTTTAGAAAGCTTGCTTCAACAGCTTTTACGCAGTTTTTAGCCCTTGAGCTTTTGCGTAATGTATCGCGTGAGTTTTCAAATTTGATTATGCTTAAAAACGAAGCAAAAGACTTTAAAGCAAGGCTTAGTTCCTTGTTTGAGGACTTTTTACAAGCTTTTGATTGTGCTGAATTTGTTGGAAAGTTAAGCTTAGAAAATGAAATGTTTAGCTTTTTGCAAGATAAGGTTAATGAACTTGTCTTGGCACACAAAGAAAAAGAGCTTGAGTTTAAACAAAGGCTTGAAAAGCTTGATACTGAAAATTTAAGCCTTATTTTAGAGCAAAATGAAGCAAAAAAAGCAAAGCTTATACATATCAAAGAAAGTTTAAACCATGCACATTAA